A window of the Henckelia pumila isolate YLH828 chromosome 3, ASM3356847v2, whole genome shotgun sequence genome harbors these coding sequences:
- the LOC140889853 gene encoding uncharacterized protein, with product MEVVKAEILKLLEIGVIYPISDSQWVSPVQVAPKKTGIIVVKNKDDELVPTRIQNGWRISIALEDQEKTTFTCPFGFYMRYIQDFAKIASPMCKLLQKDVTFEFDESCKTSFDKIKDSLTSAPIIQQPD from the exons atggaggtggtgaagGCAGAAATCCTCAAACTCCTTGAAATTGGAGTGATTTATCCAATTTCTGATAGCCAGTGGGTTAGCCCTGTCCAAGTGGctcccaagaaaaccggaattaTAGTGGTGAAGAACAAAGATGACGAATTAGTTCCCACACGCATTCAAaacgggtggagg atttcaattGCACTAGAGGATCAGGAGAAAACAACATTCACTTGCCCGTTTG gtttttacatGAGATATATTCAGGActtcgccaagatcgcatctCCCATGTGCAAGCTGTTGCAGAAAGATGTCACTTTTGAGTTTGACGAGTCATGCAAAACTTCGTTTGACAAAATTAAAGACTCATTGACTTCTGCACCTATCATCCAACAACCTGACTGA